The Oncorhynchus nerka isolate Pitt River linkage group LG15, Oner_Uvic_2.0, whole genome shotgun sequence genome contains the following window.
aatctcaaaaaatatattttttggttactacattactcCATAatggttatttcatagttttgatgtcttcactgttattctacaatgtagaaaatagtaaaaataaagaaactttgttgaagcacctttggcagcaattacagcatcgagtctgcttgggtatgacgctacaagctagaAACACTTGTATTTGgcgagtttctcacattcttttctccagctctgtcaggttggatggggagcgtcgctgcacagctattagtaggtctctccggagatgttcGATAAGGTTCAAGTCCcggcctctcaaggacattcagaaatttgaaccaaagccactcctgaattgtcttggctgtgtgcttagggttgtcgtcctgttggaaagtgaatcTTCGCACCAATCTGATGTtctgagcgttctggagcaggttttcaacaaggatctctctgtattttgctaaGTTCATCTTTCCCatgatcctgactaatctccctgccgctgaaaaacatccccacagcatgatgctgccaccatgcttcaccgtaggaatggtgccaggtttcctccagacgtgacgcttggcatttggGCCAAATAGTTGGTATTTTttttgcagatagattgtagcttccatcaattgTACGTCAGTGCATAATTCCCAATCCCCCATATAATTTttgaaaatacacacacacacacacactacatattttttatatacatttcccTTTATTACCCTACTACCCCTCCCACAATTGGTGCAAACTAGTGAACAACAACACTCGCCTGTTTTTTCAtcttatacatattatatacattttatggccagtctattttacaatatttctattttgtttgtttttactccagtccttcctctaccctcaaccttttCCATCTATTTCTGATGCCCATTTTATTTGCCATATCTCTCAAACTGtgctctttaaaaaaaagttcTCAACCTATATTCGTTTTCCGGGCacagtatgttttacattggttatcttgttattagtcccaaccttcagctccattcaaaacctcccatccatctcttaacaccatccttATTGGATTTcaatttgccatatatttttcaaccgcGCTGTGATGTTTCAtgaaagttctgaacctttctattctcattgtTTCTACCGATTGtaaaagtattattatattattgatcgattgactatgacttttcagatcgcacagtagtgctatctgcagcgttagctccaggtaaatattgcaaatcttcagccattcctggatctatgaccaaaaacaagctacatatggacagtaccaaaacaaatgatctaatgattctgccTCTTCACAGcaaaaatctgcagagctgggaaagttgtatcccccatataaatAACATTCTATTGATTGCAAGAAtgttgtataataatttaaattgaaaaatatATACGTTTTGAATCCGGCCTCATTTtgcgtatcagttcataaaccatgtgccatggaaaaATCTCTTCCCATCTACTTTGCAGTCTATATGGCACGGCTGCCAATTTTTGGGTcattaaatgaaactggtatacttttttatttatcactATTTTCTTTAACCAAatatggtctttaatgcagggccgacaaACAAGTTACTTACTCTTTCCCCTTTCCTCTtacatttttgtggtaatgctgcaattagttggttgtaattttgggtcgAGCAGAAATTTACATATGTTTTTGTTAGTTGCATATATGAATAAAAACATGAGCTGACGAACACCCAGAAAAAAGTATGTATGACATAACTCTACCAGTcgtatttatgatataatttacgaAGATTgccttttttttaaattaaaaacgaAAAAAGttttttatcaattagtatatttgagtttaaccagtatttgttgtattatttgttctgtcttttctggtggataaaatttaaattgcaaccaactttatATGGTGGTTTTAAAATAGCAATATTTgggagattatttccttttcaaatatCAGAAAGTGAAGTTGTAATCagaataaaggggaaaaggcctTTCTTGAACCgagacattgttactaatttggatttaagtataacttttgtatgactgaagcctttagtgagaggtctaatgctttaatatttattCATTTCTGTCCttcgaattcatattcattatataaataggccggTTTTAATTATTTtctggcttgccgttccaaataaaatggaatcttttttctctctccatttaaTAAAAAAACTGTTCATTAGGTGTAGGCAAGACCATAAacaaataggtaaactgggacatgactaaagagttaatcatggtgatttttccacaaatagaaaGGTATTTGCCTTTCCATGGTAGCATtatcttatctatttttgtaaacattctataaaaatgtattggagggatggaggccactgtgttcttggggaccttcaatgctgcagccattttttggtaccccgtccccagatctatgcctcgatCTATGCTGTCTctgagttctacggacaattcattcGAACTCATTTCTTGGTTTttgcttatatagacaggtgtgtgcctttccaaatcatgtccaatcaattgaatttaccacaggtggactccaatcaagttgtagaaacatctcaaggacgattaacggaaacaggatgcacctgaactgaattgagtctcatagcaaagggtttgaatacttatgtaaataaggtatctttatatttttaatacatttgcaaaaatgtctagaattttaaaatatatatattttagaataaggctgtaaagtaacaaaaatgtggaaaaagtcaaagggtctgaaaactttccgactGCACTGTACGTCAGTGTGCCAAGCAAGTGAAAGTTACGAAGATTTGTGCCATTGCGTgaagacacacactgctgtcatGACTGCAGTCATAGACACATTCATTATAATGCCATTATTGCTTTTGTTATGATTTTTCACTATTTATCAAGGCCACTTGGTGCTTATACTGATGTTTAGCCTACTGATGTTTTCATCATCTGACCACACGTCTTGCTGACCGTGTGTCTTGGTGGTTGGGCTATTAATTTTGTCATTATAAACAGAAGCTGTTACTGTGTTTGAACACATATCCTTTCTGTTTCACTGTTGTAACAGTGGCAATTCAccaattaaaattgatttaacaCTTGAATTTGGGTGTTTTCTGTTTTTACATATAGCATACAGTTTATTTGGGTGTTTTCTGTTATAAACtaattaattttttaaatttgaaaTAAAATAACAATTCTATTCTAATGTTACCCAAGGccttcataaacacaaccaaataATATTTGTTTGCGATAGCATATATGAAATATATAAATTACACTGTCAGAACGTTGCAGTCAGAATGACTTCTTATTAGCTTGAAGGGGGGTCCCTCAAAGCCCAGCGGTTCTAGTGTTAAGAGTGAGAGGTTGTTAGGGTGTGTGGCACAGTGGCACAGTAGTCCACTAAGCACACATGGCCAATAACTGCATGGGATCAAATCTTGCCCCCGCCACCACTTTCCTCATAAATATACTGAAAAACCTATGTTAGGACTACAGAGCTCTATTATCCCTACAAAAAaaagggaggtggtggtggaaggAAAGAGAATCTGGACTCCTCAGTAATAGGGAATACCCCGTTCTCTCAGTTTTTTTTGTCCTGTAACTAAAATATCCTAGCATATGGAAAGTAGCATATCGTAGTAACAGCTACATTTACTAAGACtaatatttaattaatttaaCAATTTAACAAGCATCAAGTCATTTTATTGTGAGTAACACTGATTCTGCTTTGTTTCAAGTAGTGGTTTACAGTACTTAAGTAAAATTACTTTAAAGTACTAATTaagtattttttttggggggggggggggtctgtactttactatttacacTGGAAAAAgtatatgaacgcaacatgtgaagtgttggcccatgtttcatgagctgaaataaagaaatccagagatgttccatacaaagtgttgtgcacaaatttgtttacatccctgtcagtgagcatatctcctttgccaagataatccatccacctgacaggtgagaagctgattaaacaagcatgatcattacacaggtgcaccttgtgctggggacaattggcatgccgactgcaagaatgttcaccagagctgttgccatagaatttaatgttaatttctctaccataaactggcTCCAATGTCGCTGAAagaatttagcagtacgtccAACAAGCCTCACAGCTGCAGACTACGGTTCTAGTCATATCAGGGCTACTTTCAGAATTCGCTACAATACTTTCATATTCTTGTTCATACAGTGCATGCGAAACGTATTCAAACCCctagacttttttcacattttgttacattacagccttattctaaaatgtatgaaattcATGTttttcttcaatctacacacaataccccataatgaccaagcgaaaacaggtttttagaaatgtttgctaattaaaaataaatatactttatttacataagtattcagaccctttgctatgagacctgAAATTGAGCtatggtgcatcctgtttccattgatcatccttgagatgtttctacaacttcattggagtccccctgtggtaaattcaattgataggacattataaggcacacacctgtctatatacctgtctatataaggtcccacggttgaccagttcatgtcagaacaaaaatgtctgcagcattgaaggtccccaggaacacagtggcctccatcattcttaaatggaagatgtttggaaccaccaagaaccttccctagagctggccgcccagccaaactgagcaatcgggttagtagggccttggtcagggaggtgaccaagatcctgatggtcattctgagagaacacaagagttcctctgtggagatgggagaacattccggAAAGACAAtcctctctgcagtactccaccaatcaggcctttaaggagtttgccaaaaggcaggatcaagggaaagatgaacagagcaaagtacagagagatccctgatgaaaacctgttccagagggctcaggacctcagactggggtgaaggttcaccttccaacaggacaacaaccctaagcacacagccaagtctctgaatgtccttgagtggcacagcctgAGCCTGGACTTGAATCCAATCGAATATttatggagagacctgaaagtagctgtgtagcgatgctccccatccaacctgacaagagcttgagagtatctgcagaaaagaatgagagaaactccccaaatacaggtgtgccaagcttgtagggtcatacccaagaagactcgaggctgtaatcgctgccaaaggtgcttcaacaaagtactgagtaaagggtctgaattactgggctcctgagtggcgcagcgttctaaggcactgcatctcagggctagaggtgtcactacagacaccctggttggaATCCAGGCTGGatcacaaccggtcgtgattgggagtcccatagggcggtgcacaattggcccagcgtcgtcattgtaaataagaatttgttcttaactgacttagctaaggttaaataaaaaatacgtaaaatgtgatgtttttttcttttaatacatttgctaaattttataaaaacatgtttgctttgtcattatggggtactgtgtgtagattgaggagagaaagacattctaaaattgattaaattgtttaacataaAATGTGGgggaaaaatcaaggggtctgaatattttccaaatgcactgtataggcCTACTCTTAATTATTATATTAAGAATAGGCATATGTTATTATAagattatgtattatatattctTATAATAGTATAATTCATATGATACCATATTCATACtattacaattttttttaaatatttgattCCTGTTTTCAATATTACGATTATAAAACAAATGTTTAAGAGTCATAACTTTTAAATAGTCCTAACTGGAGAGGATAAATAACTATTTCAATATGTTAACATCTAATAATAATGTGTAACTCACTTTCAGTGTTTACTTACTTTCGTCCTTCCATTTATTTTGTAGTTTCCCAGTTTACCATTACAGTGTCGGACCAGGTCGTCCATGCGACTCATGAGAAAGGCTATCTTCTCGCAACCAGGCTCCCTTCCTTCAGTCCAAGTTATTTTGTCTCCTCGTATATCTTTAGTGGAGTCGCTTCTTTGACTAACCAACTGTCCGTCAGTAAATTTACCAGTCTTGTGGAGGGCTCTCACATCTTCCAAAATACTCAGTCCAGTCTCTTCTCCAAGGAAATTGTCAACAACACAGATGCCGTGCTTATTCATACATGGAACGATATAGTTCATAGCCAGTTTTTCCGGGGGGGACATCGTTTGTCCGTTGGTCTTATAGCTGAGCTTAATTCCTTCCCCAGTCTGCTTGCTGTCAGACACACTACCCGAGCGAGTTGCCGAAGTGATCAAATATTTCATTCTTTCGCCATCTGCAGGCGGATTTGAACGTCCAGTGTTTGTGGTGCTCTGAGAAGCTGTGTCATTCTGTTGCTCGGTGCTTTTCTTTTTGAACCGCTTGCCTTGCCCTCCTTTCGCACTCCGTGCGGGCTGTTGTGTTGATTCGGGCTGCGGCTGACACTGAGGTTTTTCGGCCTCTTTGCAAAACTGCTTGTGCTTCTTCCAGTCCGATTTCTGGTGTTCTTTACTACAGTAGAACGAGTTCCGACATCGTCCACATTTAAGCAGGTTTTCCATCTTTCCACAAAGCTCACAATACTGCTGGTCCCTGTCCAAATCGGTCACGACGGCGCTTTCCTTTGCGCTCTCCGTCTCCATGCTTCAGGCAGAGCGAGCACCCCTTTAAACCTAGCTCCTTTGACGCGCTGCTACCGTGTAAGTTTTGGAAGACTCCTAAAACAATACAAAACGAAATTGGAGAGCGGCGGCATCCCAGCTAAATTATTTAATCACGTGGTGAATTGCCCTCCTTTTGGGTTTGGTAATAGATAAAATACTGTTTGAGCACGACAACCAATTGCCTGACTCTCGTTTTCAGTGTGTCGTTCTGGTCGAGTCGCATGGCGCCGACGCACCGTACCCCACCCCCCCTCAACTTCACTCCACACGTAGTCCAAAGTAACCCAACCCCTGACGTCAGCATAACGAGGGCAGGGCCAACGGCTGAGGGGGGCAAGGCCCATTCAAAGGTAGAAACAAAGCGTGCCGTTTTTTCCAATCGCTGTTGTTTTTGTCATTCAGATCGTTATTAATCAGCTATAACCACTAATTATTTTATATTTTCAGTTTCAGTTAAAGTGGTTGTTTACATCAGCATGTTATGTTTACTTCTTATAAATGTGTTCCTaaattatgaatgtgttatgaagtCCTTAGGTACATTTAATGATTTTATGTCCCCAATGTTCTTTTCATAATTAAATAGAAAGAGTTTTGACCCGCAATGAAGCTTTGTTAATTTGCAATATGAAATTAGCCTATTTTGGACACTCATCCATATATGCTGTCATTCATCAAATGTACTTTTATACTAGGATGAAGAGTGACTATAACCTAACATTAAAACAACTATATATTCAGAGTTGATTTTAAACATATGATGCAACATTATAAATATAATATCATAATAATCAGAAATATATATCCTATATCATAAACCAGAAATACCTGAACTGTAATGATAATAAACAGCAACACCTTTATCAAAACTGTTGACAGCAATTCACTACCCATTGATGTTTGACTCATTCACTGAAAACAGCTACTGACGAAAGGTCGTGTTCCTTTACCCACAAATTCCTCTACACCAGCAGCATATAATAAATGAGGATTAATATTAAACCGAGTTGAACACCTGCTTGGTAAATACTGGCACTCGTACAGGAACTGTTGGAGCGGCTGCACGTACACAGTTGGCTTCAGTCCTTTTAGAGAGGAGGACCTCATATAacactcgaccttcacctctcctgaaGAGGAAGACATGAATGTGTTTCATTGTAAAATCAAGGAAGACCAACCTGCAACCTTACTGTCTCCAGGGTTATAATAAACCGTGAATTGGAAGTGTATCATTGCTAAAGTCAAAATGATAATGCTCAACTTTGGAATAAAAGGGTGTTGGGGCATTTAAAAAGTTGAGCATGCAATTCAAATAAAATATGGTtaaaacatcaacaacaacaatactaTTTGGATAGGGATAATACCCATTTTGCTGTATAATCAGAGGGATACAAATGTAgtataaaacaacaacaacacaaatcgCCAAGTAGAGACATTTGGTAACACTTTCTATGAGGCACACATACCTTAAAATTGCATAATGCCTTATGATATACTTATTGTAAATTATAACACTAGAAAGTGTTACCAAGTTTATTCTAGGCACTAGACTAGGGCCAACTCAGCCACCACATGAAGTGTGCCAAGGCACTGATTATGACATGCCACCCTTGGATATGACAAAAAAATTACCCAAATATTATTATTTCCCATTGCTAtcttagagagaggtagagaattGGTCTGGGACAGACATATTGTCTGCCATGTTTTTGAAGGGAACATTAGGGGCTTTTTCCAACTGCTTTTTACTGTAGTTATCTTGAAGTTAATTTTAGATTACAGTCCCGAGGGAATTGCTTTTCCATCTAAGCTGACTTGACCActggccctttcccaacaattcaAGCTTTCTTTAAAACAAATGTGCTTTTGATCAACTTTTCTAAATTGATCGACAGCCCAACATTGTGGCGGTTATCTCACAGCAAAGAAAGTGTAGATGTTGTTAAATAACACACGGTGTTagctacctctgtgtagtgtggAACAATATAGACACTTTTTagtgttacatttaacactattaGTGTTAGCTTTCAGGGAGTTTCAGTAACTGTAAAGAATTGAAAATCAACACTAATACAGTTGACTACTTTTGAACACTGTAGAGTTTTAACTTGAATTATACATTGTAAAACCTAAAGGTTAAGATGTTATGTTCTCCCACAGGGAAAGTCTTTATAGTGGTTGTTGTTTGCACAGTAACCATTAACATCTCTCAGTGGCTACATCTGGGGCGTAATTATCCCTGATATGAAAAGTGCTTTGATAAGGTCTGTCTGAGTAACAGTTGGCTTGCTGGAACTTTTCCTGCTAACGCTATCTTAGATAAGCTAAGAAGGGAGGCTATCTTCACAACAACTTTAAGTAACTTTCTATGTGAAGCACATGCATTTATTATGCTTTATGATAGGCCTACCCTTGTAGTTCATTATGACACTTGCTGTAAACTGTCATAACAACTCATAAGTAGTTATAACATCCTTATAATACACTCTCTCGCCTCTGAATTCTGAAATACCccgttatacagtaccagtcaaaagtttggaaacacctgctcattcaagggtttttctttattttttactattttctacattgtagaataatagtgaatacatcaaaactatgaaataacacatatggaatcatgtactaaccaaaaaatgtgttaaacaaatcaaaatatattttatatttgagattcttcaaagtagccaccctttgcattgatgacagctttgcacactcttggcattctcttaatcagcttcatgaggtagtcacctggaatgcatttcagttaacagttgtgccttgttaaagtTAATTTGTGCAATGTCTTTAattttaatgcgtttgagccaatctgttgtcttgtgacaagataggggtggtatacagaagatagctctatttggtaaaagaccaagtccatattatggcaagaacagctcaaataagcaaagagaaacaacagtccatcattactttaagacatggaagTCAGTCAATCCgggaaatgtcaagaactttgaaaggttCTTcaggtgcagtcacaaaaaccatcatgcgctatgatgaaactggctctcatgaggatcgccacaggaaaggaagacccagagttacctctgctgcagaggataaattaatTAGAATAACTGCACCCctgattgcagcccaaataaatgcttcacagagttcaagtaacagacacatctcaacatcaactgttcagaggagactgtgtgaatcaggccttcatggtcaaattgctgcaaagaaaccactactaaaggacaccaataagaagaagagacttgcttgagccaagaagcaccagcaatggacattagacgggtggaaatctgtcctttggtctgatgaagccaaatttgagatttttggttccacggatgatgtgtggttctcaccgtgaagcatggaggaggaggtgtgaaggtgtgggggtgctttgttggtgacactgtctgtgatttatttagaattcaaggcacacttaaccagcatggctaccacagcattctgcagcgatacgccatcccatgtggtttgggcttagtgggactatcatttgtttttcaacaggacaatgacccaaaatgcacctccaggctgtgtaagggctatttgaccaagaaggagagtgatggagtgctgcatcaggtgacctggcttccacaatcacccgaccttaacccaattgagatggtttgggatgagttggcctgcagagtgaaggaaaagcagccaacaagtgctcaataCTGTTGGAGAaacattccagttgaagctggttgagagaatgccaagagtgtgcaaagctctcatcaagccaaagggtggctactttgaagaatctcaactataaaatatattttgattttttaaaatcacttttttgtttactacatgattctgtatgtgttatttcatatgtttgatgccttcactgttattctacaatgtagaaaatagtaaaaaaattaagaaaaacccttgaatgtgtaggtgtatccaaacttttgactggtactgcatgttTGGATAGTAGGTAGGCCTATTATATTCACTTCATGGCCAGCCTGACTGTCATCTCCTCAGTTGCTTATATGGCCCACTTTACTGCCACATATACAATGACTCAACAACATTGTCACTGGGGCACAGGGTATGTTTGGCAATAACTCACCTTCTCCTTTCTGCTGAATCTGACGGCGGCAGCGACTTTGCTCGCCCCAACACTGAATGCTTTGTTAGGCCCTGCCATGGCGGTACTGACGTTGGCACCTGCGGGTAGACCTGAACCCACACGTGGTGTTGGAAGCGTCACAGTATTGGCATTGCCAGTTTTGGCTTGCAGCTGTGTTTACCTCTCCGATGCACGTATATGCAAAACAGCTGTGTGAAAGTGACCTTTTGCAGTGTTCTGAATGAAAAGTGCACAACACCAGCTCATTATGGAGGCAGAGTCAAAATCATAATCAATGATTGGATAGAATGAACCCAGCAATTTATGGATAAATAGTCCAAGATATCCTTAAATCTTTGCAATTTATCCATTATTCTCACATAGGGGATTTGACTAAGCCATACCTTTCACAGTAGAAGGGTGTAAGCATTTAAAGAGAACATGGAGAGAGTACTCAAGCAACAGCACATTCACGACCCACATAAACTCCCACATCTCTCAGTCTATGATGTATTGTCTCGCTAAGAAAGGCCCAGTCGACCCAAAGTGATAAGAGCCCTGTTTTTTTTATCAGATGCATACCAGATATAAATTCCTGCCCCTATCTACATGGCGGCTCTATTACCACCTCCATTAGAGAAACCCCTTTTAGAAGATGCCGCAAAAAAACGGAGGTCATTAATATACTATTTAACCGTCTCTGTTTTGTCCTCATTTTTGTGTCGCTTATGCGGTTCACCGCTCCCATGGACAACAAGGGACCCGGTGTCTTGTTGAGGTTTTGTCGATGTGGGTAGACGTTTTGATATTCTTGGCCGCCTACCACGCCAGCTCATTTTCGAGTTTGCGTCTGAAATGGTACCCTATATtcttccctatctagtgcactttttgaccagagccctatggcccaGAGCCCTaagcactacataggaaatagggtgctatttgggatggatCACAACTGTTTATTGTGGAGGAAGTCAGGTgtgctgtcttttctctctctctctctctctctctctcttccctttctcctcgTCACCTTAAATAAACCAGACAGTCCCACGAATCACACAACCATGGGCACTGCCAGGCACCTCTCTGTCACAAGGTAAACATAACAACTTGTCATAAGCTAGACATAACTAACCCTGTCGTAAGTCATAAGGTAGACATAAGGTTGTCATAAGGTAGACAAAAGTCAGCAATGTTTCAGGCCATAGAGCTATACTAGCTATACTATTCTTGTTAACCGTACTTAAATAATCAACGTAAAtgtaacatttatttatttaactaggcaagtcagttaagaacaaattcttatttacactgacggcctaggaacagtgggttagctgccttgttcaggggcagaacgacagatttttacctcgtcagctcgaggattcgatctagcaacattttggttactgacccaacgctcaaacaactaggatacctgccgccccaaattacACAATCGTGTACACAGTGGTGTTGACTTTACCTGAATAATTAAGTGAAGTGTACTGAAATGTTGTCGACTTTACTTAAATATACTATGTTAT
Protein-coding sequences here:
- the LOC115142643 gene encoding egl nine homolog 1-like, which translates into the protein METESAKESAVVTDLDRDQQYCELCGKMENLLKCGRCRNSFYCSKEHQKSDWKKHKQFCKEAEKPQCQPQPESTQQPARSAKGGQGKRFKKKSTEQQNDTASQSTTNTGRSNPPADGERMKYLITSATRSGSVSDSKQTGEGIKLSYKTNGQTMSPPEKLAMNYIVPCMNKHGICVVDNFLGEETGLSILEDVRALHKTGKFTDGQLVSQRSDSTKDIRGDKITWTEGREPGCEKIAFLMSRMDDLVRHCNGKLGNYKINGRTKAMVACYPGNGTGYVRHVDNPNGDGRCVTCIYYLNKDWEAKEHGGILRIFPEAKAQFADIEPKFDRLLFFWSDRRNPHEVQPAYHTRYAITVWYFDADERARAKEKYLTSAGEKGVKVELNKPSNLS